Proteins encoded within one genomic window of Calonectris borealis chromosome 1, bCalBor7.hap1.2, whole genome shotgun sequence:
- the TES gene encoding testin — MDLESKVKKMGLGHEQGFGAPCLKCKDKCEGFELHFWRKICRNCKCGQEEHDVLTSNEEDRKVGKLFEDTKYTTLIAKLKNDGIPMYKRNVMILTNPVPAKKNISINTVTYEWAPPVQNQTLARQYMQMLPKEKQPVAGSEGAQYRKKQLAKQLPAHDQDPSKCHELSPNEVKQMEQFVKKYKNEALGVGDVKLPGEVETRATEKNNVNNGDRGTSAAVGAMEDKSPDRKASQYSCYRCKLNMKEGDPAVYAERAGYDKLWHPACFVCCTCSELLVDMIYFWKNGNLYCGRHYCDSEKPRCAGCDELIFSNEYTQAEGQNWHLKHFCCFDCDCVLAGEIYVMVNDKPVCKPCYVKNHAAICQGCHNAIDPEVQRVTYNNFNWHATQECFLCSCCSKCLIGQKFIPVEGMVFCSVECKKKMMS; from the exons aaaaatatgccGCAACTGCAAGTGTGGCCAGGAAGAGCATGATGTCCTCACAAGCAATGAGGAAGATCGGAAAGTGGGGAAACTCTTTGAAGATACAAAATACACAACCCTTATTGCAAAGCTGAAGAATGATGGCATTCCCATGTACAAACGCAACGTTATGATACTGACTAATCCGGTGCCAGCCAAGAAGAACATATCCATCAATACTGTGACATATGAGTGGGCTCCTCCTGTTCAGAATCAGACACTT GCTAGACAGTATATGCAGATGCTGCCCAAGGAGAAGCAGCCTGTTGCTGGCTCGGAAGGCGCGCAGTACAGGAAGAAGCAGTTGGCTAAGCAGCTGCCTGCTCACGATCAGGATCCTTCAAAATGCCACGAGCTCTCCCCCAATGAAGTTAAGCAGATGGAACAATTTGTGAAGAAGTACAAAAATGAGGCTCTTGGCGTAGGAGATGTCAAGCTCCCTGGTGAGGTGGAAACAAGAGCTACTGAGAAGAATAACGTGAACAATGGTGACAGAGGCACCTCAGCTGCTGTAGGAGCGATGGAGGACAAGTCCCCAGATCGGAAGGCATCTCAGTAT TCCTGCTATCGCTGCAAACTGAACATGAAAGAAGGTGACCCAGCTGTCTACGCAGAACGTGCTGGATATGACAAATTGTGGCACCCAGCCTGTTTTGTCTGTTGCACTTGCAGTGAACTTCTAGTAGACATGATCTATTTCTGGAAGAATGGTAACCTGTACTGTGGAAGACATTATTGTGATAGTGAAAAACCCCGCTGTGCTGGATGTGATGAG CTAATATTCAGCAATGAATATACTCAAGCGGAAGGTCAAAACTGGCATCTGAAACACTTCTGCTGTTTTGACTGTGACTGTGTTTTGGCTGGGGAAATCTATGTAATGGTGAATGACAAGCCAGTCTGCAAACCCTGCTACGTGAAGAACCACGCTGCG ATCTGCCAAGGCTGTCATAATGCTATTGATCCAGAAGTTCAGCGTGTGACATACAACAACTTCAACTGGCATGCTACACAAGAATGCTTCCTGTGTTCCTGTTGCAGCAAGTGTCTAATTGGACAGAAGTTCATACCGGTGGAAGGGATGGTTTTTTGCTCAGTGGAATGTAAGAAAAAGATGATGTCTTAA